In Crinalium epipsammum PCC 9333, the genomic window ACAGTTTTGCGAATCGGTCCCTACCGCTTTTACTTTTATAGCCACGAACCGAATGAACCTCCTCACGTACACATTGACCGCGATAACTTAACAGCCAAATTTTGGTTAGAACAAGTCGGTTTGGCAAACAACATTGGATTCAATGCCAAAGAATTGCGGAAGTTGCAGATGATAGTGCAAGAAAACCAGGAAATTTTATTGGAGGCTTGGAATGGGTATTTTGGCAATTCGAGCGGACGAGAGAGTTAAAAATGTCTACTTCACAGAGGAAACGATTAGTGTCGATTTAATGGATGGGCGGACAATCACTGTACCTTTAGTGTGGTATCCAAAACTATTTAATGCGA contains:
- a CDS encoding DUF4160 domain-containing protein → MPTVLRIGPYRFYFYSHEPNEPPHVHIDRDNLTAKFWLEQVGLANNIGFNAKELRKLQMIVQENQEILLEAWNGYFGNSSGRES